The Alteriqipengyuania halimionae genome contains a region encoding:
- a CDS encoding PhzF family phenazine biosynthesis protein: MTAIPYWHVDAFADAPFGGNQAAVMVLDKWLPDATLQAIGAENNFAETAFLVRDDSGVADWELRWFTPTSEVKMCGHATLASGHVVLSRDGGEKVLFRTRNAGVLEVRRQGGAYELALPTSRVEQRAMPDLSGALGTGDAAVFDTVQGAEQTAIILLDDESQVRALAPDMRALEQIDRMAICTAPGDSTDVVSRVFVPAWGVPEDSVTGSAHAALAPFWAERLGRDEFTAFQASARGGHVRCGVDGARVWLGGPCVTVVEGTFRL, encoded by the coding sequence ATGACGGCGATACCCTATTGGCACGTCGACGCCTTTGCCGATGCCCCGTTCGGCGGCAATCAGGCGGCGGTGATGGTGCTCGACAAGTGGTTGCCGGATGCGACCTTGCAGGCGATCGGGGCCGAGAATAATTTTGCCGAAACCGCCTTCCTCGTTCGCGACGACAGCGGCGTGGCCGACTGGGAGTTGCGCTGGTTCACGCCGACCAGCGAAGTGAAGATGTGCGGCCACGCGACGCTGGCGAGCGGGCACGTGGTGCTGTCGCGGGATGGAGGAGAGAAGGTCCTGTTCCGCACGAGGAACGCCGGCGTGCTCGAAGTGCGCAGGCAAGGCGGGGCCTATGAGCTCGCCTTGCCGACGAGTCGCGTCGAGCAGCGCGCCATGCCCGACCTGTCGGGCGCGCTAGGCACTGGCGATGCCGCGGTGTTCGATACGGTCCAGGGGGCCGAGCAGACGGCAATCATATTGCTCGACGACGAATCGCAAGTGCGCGCACTCGCGCCCGACATGCGAGCGCTCGAGCAGATCGACCGGATGGCGATCTGCACCGCGCCCGGGGATTCGACCGATGTCGTCAGCCGGGTGTTCGTGCCGGCATGGGGTGTTCCGGAAGACAGCGTGACCGGCTCCGCCCATGCGGCGCTGGCTCCATTCTGGGCCGAGCGGCTCGGCCGCGACGAATTCACCGCTTTCCAGGCATCCGCACGCGGCGGTCACGTGCGTTGCGGTGTCGACGGCGCGCGCGTGTGGCTCGGCGGCCCCTGCGTGACGGTGGTCGAGGGAACGTTCAGACTGTAA
- the mnmA gene encoding tRNA 2-thiouridine(34) synthase MnmA, with protein sequence MPSTASLSSADPAALFQLAGNLADKRIVVAMSGGVDSSVVAALAARTGAEVIGITLQLYDHGEAVGRAKSCCAGDDIRDARLVADRLGIAHYVFDHASSFREEVIDQFADDYMQGRTPIPCIRCNMGPKFKDLLGMAKELGADCLATGHYVRREIGPAGAELHRALDPARDQSYFLYATTEEQLDYLRFPLGGLPKQDVRALAEEAGLVVANKPDSQDICFVPDGDYARVVRKVRPDAEDTGPIVHAETGEELGTHRGVIHYTVGQRRGLEIGGQAEPLYVVRIDAEKRAVVVGPKRLLGVAAARIIETNRIGPVPEAPLTAKVRSLSKPVPVTLDGPLGDGAAVSIRFETPEYGVAPGQAAVIYAGDRVIGGGWISSTEPVATSDA encoded by the coding sequence ATGCCCTCCACCGCCAGCCTTTCCAGCGCCGATCCGGCCGCGCTGTTCCAGCTTGCCGGCAACCTCGCCGACAAGCGCATCGTCGTCGCCATGTCGGGCGGGGTCGACAGTTCGGTCGTTGCCGCGCTCGCCGCGCGAACCGGGGCCGAGGTGATCGGGATCACCCTCCAGCTCTACGATCATGGCGAGGCCGTGGGCCGCGCGAAGAGCTGCTGCGCAGGCGACGATATCCGCGATGCCCGCCTGGTGGCCGATCGTCTGGGCATCGCCCATTACGTCTTCGACCATGCCTCGAGCTTTCGCGAAGAGGTGATCGACCAGTTCGCAGACGACTACATGCAGGGCCGCACGCCGATCCCCTGCATCCGCTGCAACATGGGCCCCAAGTTCAAGGATTTGCTGGGCATGGCGAAGGAACTGGGGGCGGATTGTCTCGCCACCGGCCATTACGTCCGGCGCGAGATAGGGCCTGCCGGGGCAGAACTGCACCGCGCGCTCGATCCGGCGCGCGACCAGTCCTATTTCCTTTACGCCACGACCGAGGAACAGCTCGACTATCTGCGCTTTCCTCTCGGCGGCCTGCCCAAGCAGGATGTGCGCGCACTGGCCGAAGAGGCCGGCCTGGTGGTCGCCAACAAGCCAGACAGCCAGGACATCTGCTTCGTGCCCGATGGCGATTACGCCCGCGTGGTGCGCAAGGTGCGCCCCGATGCCGAGGATACCGGCCCGATCGTCCATGCCGAAACCGGCGAGGAACTGGGCACACATCGCGGGGTGATCCACTACACCGTCGGCCAGCGCCGCGGGCTCGAAATCGGCGGACAGGCCGAGCCGCTTTACGTGGTCCGGATCGATGCCGAAAAGCGTGCTGTGGTGGTCGGCCCCAAACGCCTGCTGGGTGTTGCCGCGGCGCGGATCATCGAAACCAACCGGATCGGCCCGGTGCCCGAAGCGCCGCTCACCGCCAAGGTCCGTTCGCTGTCCAAGCCGGTGCCGGTCACGCTCGACGGGCCGCTGGGCGATGGCGCGGCGGTCTCGATCCGGTTCGAAACGCCCGAATACGGCGTCGCGCCGGGACAGGCGGCGGTGATCTATGCCGGGGACCGTGTCATCGGCGGGGGCTGGATCTCTTCGACCGAGCCTGTCGCCACCAGCGACGCCTAG
- a CDS encoding serine hydrolase domain-containing protein yields MSSRLLATLPLLPAFLLAACSGDPEYDPETSPLAESAYEGVVEEPNVSREALARRVDALFAEDVAETRAVVVVHDGATIVERYAPGYDAETRFVSWSMAKTVTGVLIGMLVTDGLLSLDESAPVPAWTRPGDPRGEITLRQLLQMRSGLTHTEAGDPIYESDEVRMLFTDGRDDMAAYAEAQSLEADPGEKFEYSSNTTVILADIAARTLATADTPEVRRRAVDDYLRTRLFGPLGMDSMVPEYDASGTLVGGSLMHATARDWAKFGEFLRRGGNVGGVQVVPRRWIDFMITPSPRAPDYGAQIWLNRPSGTERKSLFPDDAPQSAFAMIGHLGQYVFVSPSQQLTVVRLGKTPDGDLRNGVVRRIARLTQLFQN; encoded by the coding sequence ATGTCCAGCCGCTTGCTCGCCACCCTGCCGCTCCTGCCCGCTTTCCTGCTCGCAGCATGTTCGGGCGATCCCGAATACGACCCGGAAACATCGCCCCTGGCCGAATCGGCGTATGAAGGTGTGGTGGAAGAACCCAACGTTTCGCGTGAGGCGCTGGCGCGGCGAGTCGATGCGCTGTTCGCCGAGGATGTTGCGGAAACGCGCGCGGTCGTTGTGGTGCACGACGGGGCGACCATCGTCGAACGATACGCCCCGGGATACGATGCCGAGACCCGCTTCGTCAGTTGGTCGATGGCCAAGACCGTCACCGGGGTCCTGATCGGCATGCTGGTCACCGATGGCCTGCTCAGCCTCGATGAAAGCGCGCCGGTGCCGGCCTGGACGCGGCCCGGCGATCCGCGCGGCGAGATCACGCTGCGGCAATTGCTCCAGATGCGGTCGGGGCTCACCCACACCGAAGCGGGCGATCCGATTTACGAATCGGACGAGGTCCGCATGCTGTTTACCGACGGACGCGACGACATGGCGGCCTATGCCGAGGCGCAGAGTCTCGAGGCCGACCCGGGCGAGAAGTTCGAATATTCGAGCAACACCACCGTGATCCTGGCGGACATCGCGGCGCGCACGCTGGCGACTGCGGATACGCCCGAGGTGCGCCGCCGCGCGGTCGACGACTATCTGCGCACCCGCCTGTTCGGCCCGCTGGGGATGGATTCGATGGTCCCCGAATACGATGCCTCGGGCACGCTGGTGGGTGGCAGTCTGATGCACGCAACCGCCCGCGACTGGGCGAAGTTCGGCGAATTCCTGCGCCGGGGCGGCAATGTCGGCGGCGTGCAGGTCGTTCCGCGCCGCTGGATCGACTTCATGATCACGCCGAGCCCGCGCGCACCCGATTACGGTGCGCAGATCTGGCTCAACCGGCCATCGGGCACCGAGCGGAAATCGCTGTTCCCCGATGACGCGCCGCAAAGCGCCTTCGCGATGATCGGCCATCTGGGTCAGTATGTGTTCGTTTCACCGAGCCAGCAATTGACGGTGGTACGGCTGGGCAAGACCCCGGACGGCGATTTGCGAAACGGCGTGGTACGCCGGATCGCGCGGCTGACGCAGCTTTTCCAGAACTGA